A single Crateriforma conspicua DNA region contains:
- a CDS encoding nuclear transport factor 2 family protein, translating to MSTGLKVVEKVYASFSTQNDDAARELLAPDVQWIQCKGFPGGGHHRGRDEVIEKVMHALHGEWNSFSATMDEVIDADHHVIVLGTYRGVHSLTGKPMEAVFAHVFDIEDGKVTRFRQYADTFPMHAAMELFD from the coding sequence ATGAGCACAGGATTAAAAGTCGTCGAAAAGGTGTACGCCAGCTTCTCGACACAAAACGACGATGCCGCACGAGAGTTGCTGGCCCCCGACGTTCAATGGATTCAGTGCAAGGGGTTTCCCGGCGGTGGGCATCATCGCGGGCGGGACGAAGTGATCGAAAAGGTCATGCACGCATTGCACGGGGAATGGAATTCGTTTTCGGCTACGATGGACGAAGTCATCGACGCCGACCATCATGTGATCGTGCTGGGCACGTACCGTGGCGTGCACAGCTTGACGGGAAAGCCGATGGAAGCCGTGTTTGCTCACGTGTTCGACATCGAAGACGGCAAGGTGACACGATTCCGCCAATACGCCGACACGTTTCCGATGCACGCGGCGATGGAATTGTTCGATTGA